The Paralichthys olivaceus isolate ysfri-2021 chromosome 2, ASM2471397v2, whole genome shotgun sequence genomic interval CAAGAAATCTGTTTCTGTtcagtgagttttttttaaacgtgaCTTTTGCTGTGGTAGATTTTTACAGACGCCTTCCAGAGTATTTTCAAAAACTCTGGTCTCAGTGTATCTGCTTATACAGTACACATCAAACTGTGTCAGAAACACTAATGCTGCTCgttttaaaagcacaaaaacTCCTCTGCATTGTTTAAAACCCGAACACGATGAACTCAGTGACTGAACAGTGTGAAGTGACACCACAGTGTTCCTGATTGTTGCTGTTCAATGAACGTGAGGTGCTGTCGACCTCGTGACAAACGTGACGGCCCTGGAGCTTGTTTTGATAATTGAGTTGTCAGCGTTCCCACCAAAGTGTCACCGAGACGAATTCCCTGTGTTGCCTCTGAAAGTAGAATTAAATCAATACACACTTTGATGTGCAGGTTGGTGGGGACACTAAGTAAAGACCCACTGCTTCATCGGACCGGCGTTGAGTGGGTTCTCTGCACTGGACTTGTCACTTTCAACTCTTTATTATCTGACACGCTGACATCTCTTGTGTCAGAATTGGTTGACAGACATTCTTGCTCACCAGACTGACTGACAGGTAGTTACTGTAAAGCTTCTGTCATCCAAGACCCCATTAAACAATCACTGGGGCCATATTTGATTGTGCATATTTACTTGTGTCcagtaaaaagtcaaagctTTGATTGTTATTGATACTGATTGGTATTTATGGCCAATAGCGTCGCGGCCCTGAGTCATGACCACTCGCTGCTGTCAGAAGGTGCGTTCGAGATGGGTCTGTCTGACTTAATCTACCAGGAGCTGCAGGGGTGGAGTTAATGGCTGATCTCACAGCGTTTGCTTTTTTCGTGACAAATGAAACAGACGTTTTGGAAATCCTTGAGTTAATGCAGGAAGAATAATGAACAACAAAACTGACAGACCACTTCAGCTGAACATGAACAGTGTAAAGTGAATATAAAGTGATAATAGGCCAGTAACATGAATAACGTAATCAAAacgaaagagaaaacaaagagaaagaccTACAGGATATTACCTATATAGAATAACAATATAAGAAACATGACTGTGAagccttcagccaatcagagcagacttgTGTCGTCACAGAGGCGGCCACaaggtgctgcagctggaggagaacatctgtctgacccCAGCCGGCTCGCCCCCGCCATGTTTGAACATCACGTGACCCGGTGACGTTTTGGAGCGGTGGATGAAGTCGGACAAAAATTTTGAACGATCATGCATTGTGTTAGGACCAGCATGCATCACGTTAAGTCAGCGATAAGTTGAACGCACCTAAACACTTCTCACCTACACTTTTGACTACATCTGTTAAATGTACCTACCAAAGtagattcaaaataaatattgtcacgatgaggaaattaaaagataaagacaaaaatgatgTGACTGGAGGAGTCTTTTAGTTTCAAACATGGGGACGAGTAAAAACAgattttgatgtaaaaataCTATAACATTGTTTTGAACTATTGGTCGAGCATCGGTGGATCCCTGATACATGGCTCCACggtcactactgcacagactctgggtCCAAATGATATAAAAGTGAAAGATGGCAGCGCCTGTATCCAGAGtatttcagacacatttttgtTCAGAGGGCAGAAGTTGAAaggcgtcgtccatctttatttccagtgtTTGGTTCTGTgacctgcagagctgctgaGTCTGGAGTCAAAACAAACCCACTGATTTCTTTCCTTCCCATTAACGTTCCACAGCAGAACAGAGCCCAGCAAAACAACCTCTGTCACTTTTATCCACCACACGTTCTCTAATTCCGGCTGTGTGGAGCTTCACAGAACGTCAGTGTGAAATCACAGAGGAGAGGGTGGAACTGGATATTCTCCCTCGTTTTAGCGATAGCACAATTAAGACCGTCACACCAGAGCAAATAGAACTGCCCTGAGGCAAAGGATGAGAATATTTGAATACACACAATCCCATATATTCTACACATCCTAAAAGTATTCCGAGTACATTCTGAGCAGTCTGTTCGTAGACAGTGCGGATCAGATATTTGGACAGTTTTCTTCAGGCTCTGAGCTTCAGGACATTAAATCTGACATAGAATAACTGATGCTACTGCATGTGCCAAGTCTCAGCTTTAATCTGATTTGCTTACGCTGCTCAGTTTGTGCTGATTCAAAACGCTGCTGCTCAGGTCCTGGCTAATACCAGGAAAGTGGATCATACCACTCCAGTTCCAGAACTTTACTCTGGCCTCGTTGTCTGTGAAATAGCTGAGTCCAAAATAGCAGCATGGATTAAATGAACGTATGAATGGTTAGAGCCTGAGCTAAGAACCTCACAGGTCGTCCGAGGTGGTTCTGCTTTCTTCTTCCAGGAGGAAAACTAAACAATGCTGAAgactttcctgttttattttattaccatTATGATATATAACgttctgctgtttttttccctcatatTTCTGGTTGACACTTTTTGTTGAGTGGCACTATGGACTTTGATCTGGACAATCCGAGCTCTCGTAAAGCTCCTGCACATCCCTGCATTCACCCTGTTTCTTCCTATCAGGAGTGGAACCATCAGTAAACACCAGCTTCACTGCAGAACCACCTCCATGTTTGACAGATGAGGTGTTGGCTTCGGGTCATGAGCTCTAGTCTTTCCCATCACAGTTTCCTCTTTCCATCGCTCTGACAGATGCTGTATATTAAGATCATCAATAAACTGCCACACATATCATGTTAATGCTGTTACATTATCTCACAATATGACCTCTGctaacagattttattttcatctacgcttgtttgttagttagcaggattatgcaaaaactgaaGGGATCAAGGAAGAACTCATTCAATTTTGTTTTGAATCAAAGAAGTGTTTTGTACTGCTTTGTTGAcggatatttaaaaaaaatataaacttgATGCATAAATACCACTCTTACAACACAGTGTTCACTCCTGTACTTGGAGCTGTCCACTTGAGATCAGATcacaaaatgaatgtgttgatACCAGGTGACTATGGAGTTGAAAGGAAACCACATTAATGCTCAATGAAAGGCATGGATGGGGATTGAACCCATGATCTTTGGTTTACGAGACCAACGCCTTACCACTTGGCCACCACGCCCCATACTCCATGCAGTTTCCTTTTTCCATCACTCTGACAGAGGTTGAGTTCAGTTTCTTCAGTCCATAGAACTTTGTTTCAGAACTCTACCACTTCCTGTTCATATGTTTTTATCACCTTTCTGTTTCTGAGGTTTGTGGTGAATCATCTGAGGTTATGTTCATCAAGTTTCCTCTTAATCGTTGACAAGGAAACTTCCAGGAGAAGACTCTCGACTTGACGTGAAAATATAAAGGAGTTTTTGATTTTGACTGCAGACGCTGCAGCGAAGGCTTAGTTACAAATCTCTGACGGCGGCTGAAAGAAGACAGGAGATCCAAAAGTCAAACTCAGCAGTAAATCCACGAGGCTGAAGGGATGAAGTGAGGCTGTACACAGAGAATGAGGCAGAGATAACAGACTCAGGTGTGACACATTAGATCAGGGGAAGGCGATCACAGGAGCAGGAGaatcagacaaagacaggaagtagagtaaagccattttcagacatgacctccgcGTGAAGCTGCCgggtgatcatgtgatcatgttgaCATCACCCTGATGTATTAGCTCAGGAACtgtggagtccagtgcatgtctgaaagcagcttaatagagacacagaaagaaagaggtttgaaaacaaaaactgtgaaatgaagAACTCTAAGagcgtgtgcatgcatgtttatttaaaactgaGCTCATTTGATTTTGTTAATCCGATTTCCTTAAGACAAACAAAGCACCAACACTAAAAGttaaaaatgatgaataataaacacGTATTTTTATCAGTGATTTTGCTGGAGGACATCATCAATAAAAACGTCAAACCATCCAGCTTCATTAGGTGGGATAAGGTTTTGTACTCTTATTGCCCCTGAGGGGATTTTcattgttgcacacacacaaacacaacctcacCCACAACCCAGTAAGACTCTGGGAGGGAGggaagcagcacagcagcaacaTTAGATAGTTAAGTAGGCTTTTCCTGTAATAGTTCAAAATACGATCCCCAACAACAATTCTAACCAGCCTGGAGCCGGGTGAAGATCAATGGGGGAGGGGCAGCAGGTCTTACTTTAGCCCCCAACTAAAGATCAGAAAAAACCTGCACAAAATTAGATGAATAATTGGAGGCTGCTGAAACTGGAAGTGTGTATGACGGAGGAGTGGTTAACCTGAGGcggaacagaaaaaaacactgcaccaTGGGTTCgaaccctcatggttgaatgcagcTATTGTAAGTCGCTCTGGATAAAAGCTGAATTATATGTAATGTGATGTAAGAGCAGAGGCTGGAAACCCCCTCACACAGAACATGAAACTGGGAAGAGTGTGACCCCTTGTGCTCAGTCACTTGAGGTGCAGTGtaaagtccccccccccccccccccccccgcaatACACTGTGACTGAAGTCAGTGAAGCTTCCTGCATTACAAACTGCTGACTTCatcaaatgaacacacacaaaaaaaaagaacacattcaCCTTACAGTATTCACTCTACACCACttcaaacactctctctctctctctctctctccctgttccGTCACTGTCCAGTGACCAGATGTTACACTGAGGACAAATCAAACCAGAGGACAGACTGGACTGTGAATACTGCagtactaaacacacacacacacatgtttgtacttctatcttaaaggtccagtgtgtaagatttaggtgaaaggatctattggcagaaatttaatgtaaaataatcctcatgatgttttcacttgttcattaCATCtacattatatgaattgtagttttctttaccccagaaaagaccctttatatttaaatactttatatttacatcgagggggtcttctctacggaggccgccatgttttttacattagtccagactgaacaaactaaacaccttttgagtttttatgacacctgaagctgccacaggttctttttcatgtttggaaggagagggtgaggtgaggggtgctcagctgcaacatgaaatttcgaaacactagatgtcactaaattctacttCTGCATCAAAGCTACGTCGTAACTGCGTGTGAGTCGCTGAAACACTCTTGGCAGTGTTGCATGTCTTCTGGTTTCAGGTCAGCTTGTTTACACATTCTCCTGCTTCTCTGTTTACTTCAGACCAATAGAGAGTGTCACTAAGCAGATCTTGTTTgagctgatagatgttgaagagtAATTACTTTTTCTTACAGACTTTCAGACAGTCTGACCCTCATCTAAACTCAGTTCTAACTCTACAACCAAGTCTTAACCAAGTCCATtgaaaagtgaggaccggccaaaatgtcctcattttcccaaatgtcctcactctgtgggGTCTATACTTGAAttggtcctcacaaaggtataagtacaagtacacacacagtatgttgTTTTACAGCAAGTAAAGTTAAAGAAGCAAAGAGCTTTAAAGTTGACCGTGTGCGTCAGGAGAAGAGTTGAAGTTAacaaaaatacagatgtgagcaaaataacagaaaacacaaagaagagatgcatgttctttgtttctgtgcaaCTTTTTCCCTCGAGGAAACAATAAAGCACAAGTAGTTTGTTCTTGTAACATCTTATGATATGTatctttaaatatgtatttatatttggcttcaGTACTCTGCCTTAATTACTTGTGTCCATTAGCAAATACTTCTTCACAGTGACAGATTTGTAGTAGTTCAGGTGGTGAGACTTGAGATCATTAATCCATCcgtcaatctatctatctatctatcgatcgatatatctatctatctattattctgtaaaattaCTTTTTCCATGAGGAGCTGTGTTACCTGAGCTGTATCttagaaggaggaggagacaggatgtGAGTGACacatagaggaggaggaggagaaggaggaggaggctcctGCTGGTGTATATCTGTAGAGAGGAGTTCCTCACGTTACTAAGCAGAGGTCTGTAGGGAGGTGAAGACAcaacagaagagaaagaggagagtcACAGCACCATCATCAGGAAGCATCTTCACTCTGACTTCATTCTCTCTATAGACGCtcagatcctcctcctcctggtcagACATGTGTCGtctggctgcagctctgctcgcGGCTGTGGCCGCTTCTCTCTGGTGCGGAGTGATGAACCAGCCGCTCAACAGCCGACCCATCATCGGTAAGACTCGGcttcatgcgtgtgtgtgtgttactatctTACTATTATGtcataatttgatttattaCCATAGTCAATGCACATTATATCATTTTGGGTCCCATGGAGGTTTCATCAAGTCTTTCAAATAATAgactttagtttgaaaatgtggAAGGAATCCACTAAATAACAGAGCGACACATGTGTCTTTGAACATTTGCTCTCGGCTTTGATGTTACACACTGTCCCCAggaactacacaaacacaaacacatgacacCAACAACACTTCTAACACCTCAGTCTGAGTCACAATGTTTGTTTCTGGGCACAAGACGCTGATTGAGTGAAGAAACATTAATCACAATCACGATCTTGATGCACCATCACAATTCTTGTGATACACAACTTCTCTATGTATAGATCCATGGGatatttgtgtatgtgcgtTAACTGTCTCCTGTCCTCTGTAGGTGTGTTGGCACAGGAAACCACTAAATACACTTATGAAACTCTGGGCTCATCTTACATCGCTGCTTCCTATGTGAAGTTCCTGGAGTTAGCCGGGGCCAGAGTCGTACCTGTCAGGTAGAACAACTATGAACAAATTATGAACAtgtgatacaaataaaaaaaaaaggttacagTGATGTCTGACTGTTTCTTCTGCCAAAGAAGAGGAGTGAAGTATTTTGAGCTGGTTATTGATTCAGCATTAGCATCAATGGGGGTTTACTTCAGAAATAAGTTAAATGGTTTCGTAGAACTGAAAAATCTGATGTTAAACCTGAAGTTAGCCAGATATCctcatattgtgttttttattacaaGCACATGGTTTTATTTAAGTACTACTGCAAGTTACAAGTGTTGGTTCTTACAACTAATGTACATTTTACATAACCTCACTCCCTGACATGTTTATCTAGAAATTCCTCTTGACAAATATTTAAAGAGTTAAACATCCGACCTTGTTTACAAGTCGGATTCTGATTTGCCTCTGGCTCACAGACCTGTCAGTCACGGTGGTGCTGTGTGATGTGGACGGAGAATATATatgctgtaaaaatgtatttccctgcAGTTGGAATAATGTTGAGTTTGTATTACAACAGCAAACAGTGATGATCCCTGAGTTTCCTCTACATGTTGAAATCAGAAACGTTCTCACAGCTGCTGCTTTGAATCCAGATTCATTCATTATGATTCAAATCGTCTTTGATTGATGGTTAATTGGTTTTTTGgccttgatttgtttttctatccATCAGAGTAAATCTCACAGAAGAAGAATATACCAAGATATTCAACTCAATAAACGGGTGAGTTAAACATTGTTTACTCTGCGTATGTCAAGAGTGTAGATGCTCCTAATTGTTATGTCTGATGTGAAATCTTCTTGAATCATATGTGTACACATGTGAAGTGTTTCAGAGGATTCAGGCTTCATCTCAGTGTTTAACATGGAGCACGGTCTCCCTGCAGGTTGGTGCTGCCAGGAGGAATTTTGCATCTGGAGACGTCGCTGCACAGTCGAACCGCCAGGATTTTTTACAACTTGGCTCTGAGGGTAAAACACTCGTATAACTGAGTTGACTCAAGATGAAGTGACATCTCACACCGATTAGATTAACATTGTCTTCAgctttatatctttatatctaGAATCTGCTTCCTtcaccttctctctcctccctcctctgcaggCCAACGATGCCTCGGACTATTTCCCCATCTGGGGATCTTGCATGGGCTTTCAGCTGATGAGTGTCTTGACAGCGGGGGAAGACCTGCTCACACTCACTGACACCCAGGCTGTGGCTCTGCCTCTCAACCTCACACGACGTAATGTCCACTGTCCTCTGCACTGTTAGCCTCCTCACTTTATCCACCTGTAACTGTCATAGGCCGTTGCTGAATGGTGTTTAGTGTTGTATGATGTGGGCGGATCAAATGCAAATGAGACACACCATCACACTTAGTGGTGTAATCAATATGAAAGTTTAATTTTAAGTTCTACTAAGTTTTCTGCAGCTACAGTTGTGGCATTAAACTCTACGAGTGATGATATAAAGTTTAAGGAACCTGGTCTGTCACTCACTGACTCCAGTCATAATGTCCAGCTTCAATCATGTTAAAGTCAAATATGTAACAGCTCCTCCTGCCTCACCACAAATCTGTGTCCGTCCTGCAGAGGCCTATTCCAGCCGTCTGTTTAAGAGTTTCCCCAAAGATGTGCTGAGGTCTCTGGCCGAGGAAAGCATCTCTCCCCACTTCCACCAGTGGAGTCTTTCCACCAAGGTATTTCCTACTGCTCCTTAATCTGTTTTCCACTTTTGtctctttattcttttaaatagAGCCTGACAGGGTTAATCTCAACGTTTTGTAGTTGTGGTATCGGGGTAAAGTATTCCTCTAGTAACCTACAAAAGGTTAATGCATCATGAGAATTTCACAAGATCAATTCCTGAGAGAAGTGTGGATGTATTTGTGCATGGCAGTTTACACAACAAAGACTTTTTAAAGGATGAAACCCGTGATCTTTGATGTACCAGACCAATACCTTTCCACTTGGCCACCATGCCACTGTTTGATGTTTGACATGGAATCAAAGTAGCATCTCCACAatgaataaacattattttggtCACCACTAATCAGTTATCAGGTTCAATCGTCTTTTAACCTCGAGTTCTAATCATTGACGCCCACCACCCATACGACACTGTATGTTCCTGctaaaaacaaattcagagtGTTTAAACGTATCTCTATTCATTCATGCAAAAGGAGCAAAGTGCCACGAAAACGATATCAATATTAAATCTGTGAATTTCAGAACTACAGCGAAAATGCCAGGCTGAAGAAGTTTTACAAGGTCCTGTCCACTAACCACGATGGGAACACAGAATTCATCTCCACTATGGAAGGTACCTTTCCTTGGGGGACACTCAACTTGTGTGTTGAGTGTTTGCTGAACAATGAATCAACAATAGCACaataatttcaacattttgattaTGATGTTTAATGATGATGTAGAAATGATGAAACAGATTAACTGACGAGGGCAGCgatcacattttcattattcTCTACAAATACTGACTGTAATGTTTCAGTGTATGAGCAAGTCTGTCTGCTGACAGTGTCTCTGGTTGTTTCCAGCCTACCGGTACCCATTTTATGCACTTCAGTGGCATCCGGAGAAAACCCCCTTTGAGTGGATCGAAAAGCCGGGGATGATTCACTCCAGCTCTGCAATAAGAGTCGCCTTCTACTCTGCCAGCTTCTTCGTCTCTGAAGGTAACGTGTGAGATCCACAATATATCCAGATCTCGATGGCATCACTGGAATAATTTCTTCTTCAGCCACACATTCTCAAATTTAGTCTCAGACTTAATCGTTTATCAATCAAATAAATCACTATATTCtaccttttctgtcttttgttcaCTTCCTTTCCTTTTCCCCTTACAGCCAGGAAGAGCAACCACCGTTTCCCAagtctggaggaggaagagagagcgcTCATCTACAACTTCTGTCCCCGCTTCATGGGCATGAAAAACATCTTCGTTCAGCGCTATTTCATTGATTGATGGACGTGAGGAACATCTTCAACCTGATGAAGTCACTGAGAGTAAAACTTCAAACGAAACATCAACAATGACCAACTTGAGATGATTTGCTGTATATTAAGATCATCAATAAACTGCCACACATATCATGTTAATGCTGTTACATTATCTCACAATATGACCTCTGctaacagattttattttcatctacgcttgtttgttagttagcaggattatgcaaaaactgaagggatcagggaagaactcattcaATTTTGTTTTGAATCCATGAAGTGTTTTGTACTGCTTTGTTGAcggatatttaaaaaaatattaacttgATGCATAGATACCActcttaaaacacagtgttcaCTCCTGTACTTGGAGCTGTCCACTTGAGATCAGATCACACAATGAATGTGTTGATACCAGGTGACTACAGAGTTGAAAGGAAACTACATTAACGCTCAGTGAAAGGCATGGATGGGGATTGAACCCATGATCTTTGGTTTACGAGACCAACGCCTTACCACTTGGCCACCACGCCCCATACATGGACACTGAAAAGGGTTAACTCATATCCAATCACAAGTATTTAGGGGAACATGGGATTTGGCTTTGAAGTTTCATTTTGGCTTTGATCCAAAAGGTGAAATCAATGATTCTATAGATGAATCGTTCAACAATTggaacatgtttgttttcttcatgcAGAAACCACGTCCATGTTTGACAGATGAGGTGTTGGCTTCGGGTCATGAGCTGTAGTCTTTCCcgtcacagttttctttttccatcgCTCTGACAGAGGTTGAGTTTAGTTTCTTCAGTCCATAGAACTTTGTTTCAGAActcttccacttcctgttcATATGTTTTTATCACCTTTCTGTTTTCTGAGGTTTCCTCTTAATCGTTGACAAGGAAACTTCCAACAGACTCAGGTGTGACACATTAGATCAGCTGAAGGTGATCACAGGAGTGGGAAAATCAAAGAGAGGAATTAAAGTAAAGCCATtatcagacatgacctccgggtGGAGCTGCCAGGTGAtcacgtgatcatgtttacacCACCCTGATGCATGTTAGAAGCATcaccaaccccccacccccacgaG includes:
- the LOC109644648 gene encoding gamma-glutamyl hydrolase-like, whose translation is MCRLAAALLAAVAASLWCGVMNQPLNSRPIIGVLAQETTKYTYETLGSSYIAASYVKFLELAGARVVPVRVNLTEEEYTKIFNSINGLVLPGGILHLETSLHSRTARIFYNLALRANDASDYFPIWGSCMGFQLMSVLTAGEDLLTLTDTQAVALPLNLTRQAYSSRLFKSFPKDVLRSLAEESISPHFHQWSLSTKNYSENARLKKFYKVLSTNHDGNTEFISTMEAYRYPFYALQWHPEKTPFEWIEKPGMIHSSSAIRVAFYSASFFVSEARKSNHRFPSLEEEERALIYNFCPRFMGMKNIFVQRYFID